A segment of the Streptomyces sp. ITFR-21 genome:
CCGGGCTTTTCGACACGCTCGCCGGCTACGGCGTGGACGTGGTGGACATCGAGCAGGTCGTGACGCGGGGCCGGATGGTGCTGTGCGCCCTGGTGACCGCGCCGACCGCCCGGGGGGCGGAGGGTGAGCTGCGGGCCACCGTGCACACCTGGGCGGAGACCTCGCGGATGCAGGCCGAGATCATCTCGGGCACCGGCGACAACCGCCCGCGCGGTGAGGGCCGCAGCCATGTGACCGTGCTGGGCAGCCCGCTGACCGCCGAGGCCACGGCGGCCATAACCGCGCTGATCACCGGCGCCGGCGGCAACATCGACCGGATCTTCCGGCTGGCGAAGTACCCGGTGACCGCGGTGGAGTTCGCGGTGTCGGGCGCCGAGCCCGCCCGGCTGCGGTCCGCGCTGTCCCCGGAGGCGTCGGCCCGCGGTGTGGACGTCGCGGTGGTGCCGGCCGGGCTCCAGCGCCGGGCGCAGCGCCTGGTGGTGATGGACGTCGACTCCACACTGATCCAGGACGAGGTGATCGAGCTGTTCGCGGCGCACGCCGGGTGCGAGGCGGAGGTCGCCGAGGTGACGGCCGCGGCGATGCGCGGCGAGATGGACTTCGAGCAGTCGCTGCACGCCCGGGTGGCGCTGCTGGCCGGCCTGGACGTCTCGGTGGTGGACAAGGTCCGCGCCGAGGTGCGGCTGACGCCGGGCGCGCGCACCCTGGTCCGCACCCTCAAGCGTCTCGGCTACCAGGTGGGCATCGTCTCGGGCGGTTTCACCCAGGTCACCGAGGACCTCCAGGAGCGGCTGGGCCTGGACTTCGCCGCCGCCAACACCCTGGAGGTGGCCGACGGGCGGCTCACCGGCCGGGTGACCGGCCCGATCGTGGACCGGGCCGGCAAGGCGCGGCTGCTGCGTGCCTTCGCCGAGCAGGCCGGGGTGCCGCTGAGCCAGACGGTGGCGGTCGGCGACGGCGCCAACGACCTGGACATGCTGAACGCGGCCGGACTCGGCGTCGCCTTCAACGCCAAGCCCCTGGTCCGCCAGGCGGCGGACACCGCGGTGAACGTACCCTTCCTCGACACGGTGCTGTATTTGCTGGGCATCACCCGGGAGGAGATCGAGGCCGCCGACGAGACGGACGGACTCGTCACCGGCTGAGCGGCCGGCGCGCCGCGGCTACGCCTCGTGGGGTGTCCAGAAGCCCGTCAACGTGCCGACCCCGTGCTCCGCGGCCTTCCAGGAGCCGGGGACGGCGAGGACCGCGAAGGCTGCGGTGGGGAATCCGACCCGGTTCATCCGGGCCAGCGCGTCGCCTTCCGCGGCGCCGGCCAGCGCTTCGGCGAGGGCGTGGATGCCGGGGTTGTGGCCGACCAGCAGCAGCGAGCGGACCTCGTCGGGGGTCTCGGCGAGCAGCGCCAGCAGGTCGCCGAGGCTCGCCTCGTAGAGCCGCTCCTCGTACACCGTCCGGGGGCGGTGCGGCATCTCGTGGGCGGCGAGCTTCCACGTCTCGCGGGTGCGGGCGGCGGTGGAGCACAGGGCGAGTTCGGGGCTGATGCCGTCGTCGGTGAAGCGGCGGCCGACGGCCGGGGAGTCCAGTCGGCCGCGGTCGGCCAGCGGTCGCTCGTGGTCCGGGACCGAGGGCCAGTCGGCCTTGGCGTGCCGGAGCAGGACGAGGGTGCGGGGTGAATCGGCGCTCATGCCCTCAGCTTTCCAGAAATCCGGCGGTCAGGCGCGGGATGGGCGGCGGCGATCGCCCCCCCGGCGGGTCCGGCTACCGGTCCGTACGAGGGCGCGGCTCACAGCAGCCGGCTCAGCAGATCGCCGAGGTCGGCGGCGAGCCGGGCGAGGGTGTCGGCGGTGGGCGCCGCGGCCGAGGCGTCGGCCGGGCCCGCGCTGAGCAGGGCCAGCAGCGCGGCGAAGGCCACGGCGGGCAGCGCGACCGCCCACCACGGCAGCCGGGTCTGCACCCGGACGGTGTCGCGGGGGGTGTCGGGGGCGGTGGCGGCCGGGCCGCGCCGCCGGGTGGCGAGGTACGGGAACTGCGTGGTCACGGTGACCGCCTCCGTGGTTGGACCGTCGAACTGCCAGATCGCTGGGTGCAGTTCGACGCTACGGGGGCGGGGTGGGCGGACCCATCCGGCCGTCCACCCACTTCACCCTGACCCTGACCCCCTAGGGACGGTGGGGTTGTCCCCACCCTCCGCTCAGGGGTCCGGCCGGGGCCGGGCGGTCAGCCCATCCGGGCGGCGATGACGGCGACGACCGCGACGATGGCGGGCACCCCCATCATCAGGCCGAAGAGGATCAGCAGGCGCCGCTGGGGCTGCGGGGGGTTCGGTTCGAGGACGGGCATGCGGCCAGTCTGGCACCGGCGGCGGGGTCGGCCGCGGCGGGGTCGCCGTTCGCCCCCCGGCGTCCCGGTCGCGCCCGGCCACTGCACCGCGCGCGGTCCGCGGGACCACCAGAGCGGCCGCCGGCGCGACGGGCGGGCCGGGGCGATGGATTCGCCGTCCCGCACAGCCCCGCCATAGAATGATGGGATGAATCTCGGACCCGTGCCCCGCGCCGCCACTCTCTCCGACCAGGTCATCGTCCGGCTGCGCGCCGAGATCGCCTTAGGCGTGTGGCCGGTGGGCTCGCGCATCCCCACCGAACCCGAGCTGGTCGAACGGCTCGGGGTGGCCCGCAACACCGTCCGCGAGGCGGTCAGGGCGCTCGCCCACAACGGGCTGCTCGACATCCGGCAGGGCTCGGGCACCTACGTGGTGGCCACCAGCGAACTGGCCGCGGTGATGGGGCGGCGGTTCGCCGACGCGGACCCGCTGCACGTCGCGGAACTGCGCGGCTCGCTGGAGGCGACGGCGGCGGCGCTGGCCGCGGAGCGCCGCGGCGAGGCGGACCTCGCACACCTTGAGGAGCTGCTCGCCCGCCGGGAGGCGGCCTGGGGGTCGGGCGACGCGGACGCCTTCGCGGAAGCCGACGCCGCGCTCCACCTCGCGGTGGTCGCGACCTCGCACAACGAGGTGCTCACCGCCCTGTACGCCGACCTCGGGCAGGTGCTGCGCGACTTCCCGCGGGCCGACGCGGGCGCCCGGCTGCGCCCCGCGGACCACCTCGACCACGCCCGCCTGGTCGCCGCGATCCGCGACCGCGACGCCGACCGGGCCGCCGCCGAGGCCCGTGGCCACGCCTTCCCCTGCGGCTTCACCGAGGCCTGACGCCCTTGGCCGCCGGGACGCACCCGACGGCCGGGCGCCCCGCGTCCGCCGGGACACGGGGCGCCGGCACGGCACACGGCACGCCGCCTCGTCCGCGCTCGCGCGCGTACGGCGTGAGACCCGTACGGCGTGAGACCCGTACGGCGTGACCGCTCGGACGAACCAGGGCACTGGTACGGCCCCCGGGGCACGGGCCGGTCAGGCTCCGACGGCGTGCAGCCCGCCGTCCACGTGCACGATCTCGCCGGTGGTCTTCGGGAACCAGTCCGAGAGCAGGGCGACGACGCCGCGGCCGGCCGGCTCGGGATCGGACATGTCCCACTCCAGCGGCGAGCGGTGGTTCCAGACATCGGCGAGTTCGGCGAAGCCGGGGATGGACTTGGCGGCCATCGAACCGATCGGGCCGGCCGAGATGAGGTTGCAGCGCACGTTCTGCTTGCCCAGGTCGCGGGCGATGTAGCGGGACGTGGCCTCCAGCGCGGCCTTGGCCGGGCCCATCCAGTCGTACTGCGGCCAGGCGTACTGCGCGTCGAAGGTGAGGCCGACGACCGAGCCGCCGTTCTCCATGAGGGGCAGGCAGGCCATAGTGAGGGACTTCAGCGAGTACGCCGACACGTGCATCGCGGTCGCGACCGACTCGAAGGGCGTGTTGAGGAAGTTGCCGCCCAGCGCGTCCTGCGGGGCGAAGCCGATGGAGTGCACCACGCCGTCGAGGCCGCCCAGTTCCTCGCGCACCACGTTCTCCAGGCGGGCCAGGTGCCCGGTGTCGGTCACGTCCAGCTCGACCACCTTGACCGGCTTGGGCAGCTTCTTGGCGATCCGCTCGGTGAGGGTCGGCCGCGGGAAGGCGGTCAGGATGATCTCGGCACCCTGCTCCTGAGCCAGCTTGGCGGTGTGGAAGGCGATGGAGGACTCCATCAGCACACCCGTGATGAGGACGCGCTTGCCGTCGAGGATTCCGCTCATGGTGATCAGTGACCCATGCCCAATCCGCCGTCAACGGGGATGACGGCTCCAGTGATGTACGAGGCGTCGTCGGAGGCGAGGAAGCGGACGGCCGCCGCGATCTCCTCCGCCTGCGCGTAGCGGCCGAGCGGCACCTGGGCGACGATCTCGGCGCGCTGCTCGTCGCTGAGCGTCCGGGTCATGTCGGTGTCGACGAAGCCGGGGGCGACGACGTTGAAGGTGATGTTGCGGGAGCCGAGTTCACGGGCGAGGGAGCGGGCGAAGCCGACCAGGCCGGCCTTGGAGGCCGCGTAGTTGGCCTGGCCCGCCTGGCCGGTCAGGCCGATGACCGACGAGATCAGCACGACCCGGCCCTTGCGGGCGCGCAGCATGCCGCGGTTGGCGCGCTTGACGACGCGGAAGGTGCCGGTGAGGTTGGTGTCCAGGACCGTGGTGAAGTCCTCCTCGGTCATCCGGATCAGCAACTGGTCGCGGGTGATCCCGGCGTTGGCGACCAGGATTTCCACCGTGCCGTGGACGGCCTCGATCTCCTTGTACGCCTGCTCCACCTGCTCCGGGTCGGTGATGTCGCACCGCACCGCCAGGACGCCGAGGTCGGTGAGTTCGGCGGGGGGCAGGCCCGAACGGTAGGTGATGGCGACCTTGTCGTCGCCCGCCTCGGCGAACGCCCGCGCGATGGCGAGGCCGATGCCCCGGTTACCTCCGGTGACGAGAACCGAGCGGCTCAACGGATCACCCTTCCCACTAGACGGCCTGTCCAGTGAAAGGTATCGGTACCCGCTGCGTCCCGGGGGATCGGCCCCGACAGGCTGACTCGCGGTCCCCTGTAAGTTTCCTACAGGGGGCGGATCAGCTCCCCGCGCGTGTGCCGGCCCTGCGCCGGCTCCAGAACAGCAGCCCGAGAGCGCCGGAGGCCAGCACCGCGCTGCCGGACAGGGCGGCCTCCAACGTGGCGCCGCCGGCGGAGGAGTCCGCTACGTCGCTGGTCGCGATGGGCTCAGTGCCGCCGTGGCCGTGGTGGCTGACGGTGGACCGGGACTCCCCGGCGGCGATCTGCGCCTCGGTGGGCGCCTTGAACGCCGCCTTCGCCGCCGTGGCCGCGGCGGCGGCCGACTGGCCGAAGACGACATCGGAGCAGCCGTAGAAGGCCTCGGGGCTGTCGCTGCGCTGCCACACCTGGTAGATCAACTGCCGTCCGGTGCGGGCCGGCAGAGTCGCGTTGATCGTGTAGTAGCCGCTGGGCGCCGAGGCGACGGTGGCGTACGTGGCGATCGGCGTGCCGTCCAGGTCCGACCACTTGAGCGGCTTGGTCGCGTCGTAGCCCTGCTTGGTGATGTACAGCGTCATGGTGCCCTTGTGCGGCGCGGTGACGCGGAAGTCGACCGTGGTCGAACCGGCCGTCACGGGGGTGGCGGGCCAGTCGGTGCGGGCCCAGTCCAGGGCGCGGTACTTGTCGCGGTTGGCCGAGCAGAGGTGGCCGTCGGGGATGATCGTCCGGCTCTGCCCGTCGGCGTTGGCGATGTTGACCTCGTTCCAGTCGTACAGCGGCTGGGTGCCGCTGTCGGCGACGAGGTCCTTGCAGACCTGGGACTTGGGGTTCTCCGGGCCTTCGGCGTAGCAGCCGGAGACCCGGCTGACCGGGGAGCTGAGCGCGCCGTGCGCGGCGGCCAGGCCCG
Coding sequences within it:
- the serB gene encoding phosphoserine phosphatase SerB, whose amino-acid sequence is MDDASQSPASVPPAATPTLLVKIFGRDRPGITAGLFDTLAGYGVDVVDIEQVVTRGRMVLCALVTAPTARGAEGELRATVHTWAETSRMQAEIISGTGDNRPRGEGRSHVTVLGSPLTAEATAAITALITGAGGNIDRIFRLAKYPVTAVEFAVSGAEPARLRSALSPEASARGVDVAVVPAGLQRRAQRLVVMDVDSTLIQDEVIELFAAHAGCEAEVAEVTAAAMRGEMDFEQSLHARVALLAGLDVSVVDKVRAEVRLTPGARTLVRTLKRLGYQVGIVSGGFTQVTEDLQERLGLDFAAANTLEVADGRLTGRVTGPIVDRAGKARLLRAFAEQAGVPLSQTVAVGDGANDLDMLNAAGLGVAFNAKPLVRQAADTAVNVPFLDTVLYLLGITREEIEAADETDGLVTG
- a CDS encoding SixA phosphatase family protein gives rise to the protein MSADSPRTLVLLRHAKADWPSVPDHERPLADRGRLDSPAVGRRFTDDGISPELALCSTAARTRETWKLAAHEMPHRPRTVYEERLYEASLGDLLALLAETPDEVRSLLLVGHNPGIHALAEALAGAAEGDALARMNRVGFPTAAFAVLAVPGSWKAAEHGVGTLTGFWTPHEA
- a CDS encoding SGM_5486 family transporter-associated protein, with amino-acid sequence MPVLEPNPPQPQRRLLILFGLMMGVPAIVAVVAVIAARMG
- a CDS encoding FadR/GntR family transcriptional regulator; protein product: MNLGPVPRAATLSDQVIVRLRAEIALGVWPVGSRIPTEPELVERLGVARNTVREAVRALAHNGLLDIRQGSGTYVVATSELAAVMGRRFADADPLHVAELRGSLEATAAALAAERRGEADLAHLEELLARREAAWGSGDADAFAEADAALHLAVVATSHNEVLTALYADLGQVLRDFPRADAGARLRPADHLDHARLVAAIRDRDADRAAAEARGHAFPCGFTEA
- the fabI gene encoding enoyl-ACP reductase FabI; its protein translation is MSGILDGKRVLITGVLMESSIAFHTAKLAQEQGAEIILTAFPRPTLTERIAKKLPKPVKVVELDVTDTGHLARLENVVREELGGLDGVVHSIGFAPQDALGGNFLNTPFESVATAMHVSAYSLKSLTMACLPLMENGGSVVGLTFDAQYAWPQYDWMGPAKAALEATSRYIARDLGKQNVRCNLISAGPIGSMAAKSIPGFAELADVWNHRSPLEWDMSDPEPAGRGVVALLSDWFPKTTGEIVHVDGGLHAVGA
- the fabG gene encoding 3-oxoacyl-[acyl-carrier-protein] reductase; this translates as MSRSVLVTGGNRGIGLAIARAFAEAGDDKVAITYRSGLPPAELTDLGVLAVRCDITDPEQVEQAYKEIEAVHGTVEILVANAGITRDQLLIRMTEEDFTTVLDTNLTGTFRVVKRANRGMLRARKGRVVLISSVIGLTGQAGQANYAASKAGLVGFARSLARELGSRNITFNVVAPGFVDTDMTRTLSDEQRAEIVAQVPLGRYAQAEEIAAAVRFLASDDASYITGAVIPVDGGLGMGH
- a CDS encoding lytic polysaccharide monooxygenase auxiliary activity family 9 protein; the protein is MSVRHTTAAAGAVAAALLTVTLTPGLAAAHGALSSPVSRVSGCYAEGPENPKSQVCKDLVADSGTQPLYDWNEVNIANADGQSRTIIPDGHLCSANRDKYRALDWARTDWPATPVTAGSTTVDFRVTAPHKGTMTLYITKQGYDATKPLKWSDLDGTPIATYATVASAPSGYYTINATLPARTGRQLIYQVWQRSDSPEAFYGCSDVVFGQSAAAAATAAKAAFKAPTEAQIAAGESRSTVSHHGHGGTEPIATSDVADSSAGGATLEAALSGSAVLASGALGLLFWSRRRAGTRAGS